One stretch of Chryseobacterium fluminis DNA includes these proteins:
- a CDS encoding DNA-processing protein DprA: protein MQISAFNEYYDKLTTVEKKNSPKELFYKGDFSLLENGRRVAVVGSRKVSELGIRRARKIAKLLVQNDITVVSGLAEGVDSIAHKTAIEFQGHTIGVIGTPLDKYFPAENKDLQDFIAENHLLISQFPENYPVTPKSFPIRNRTMALISDATIIIEASEKSGTKHQGWEALRLGRQLFIMENVLNDKISWAEEMLSYGAQVLTNDNFEFLIESIPYLTTKKEYVF, encoded by the coding sequence ATGCAGATCAGTGCTTTTAACGAATACTACGATAAGCTTACTACCGTTGAGAAAAAGAACAGTCCCAAAGAGTTGTTTTACAAAGGGGATTTTTCGTTATTGGAAAATGGAAGAAGGGTAGCGGTCGTTGGTTCCAGGAAGGTTTCTGAACTGGGTATAAGAAGAGCAAGAAAGATAGCGAAGCTCTTGGTTCAAAATGACATTACTGTGGTCAGCGGTTTAGCAGAAGGTGTCGATTCGATCGCACATAAAACTGCCATTGAATTTCAAGGTCACACCATAGGTGTTATCGGAACACCCCTTGATAAATATTTCCCTGCTGAAAATAAAGACCTTCAGGATTTTATTGCTGAAAATCACCTGCTGATCTCACAGTTCCCGGAAAACTATCCCGTAACTCCAAAAAGTTTCCCTATCAGAAACCGCACAATGGCGTTGATCAGTGATGCAACGATCATCATTGAGGCGAGTGAGAAAAGCGGAACAAAACATCAGGGTTGGGAGGCATTAAGATTAGGAAGACAGTTGTTCATTATGGAAAATGTCCTTAACGATAAAATTTCATGGGCAGAAGAAATGCTAAGTTATGGTGCACAGGTACTGACCAATGATAACTTTGAATTTCTGATCGAAAGCATTCCCTATTTAACAACAAAGAAAGAGTATGTCTTTTGA
- a CDS encoding LA2681 family HEPN domain-containing protein: protein MDGILNGTKYEKLRTSFRLCFGILDKIAEGICYIFNLNISKNESIYFENFWNSKRNNKRWEEINQKKNIHLTALYSTACDLEKINGEFGFYKEWRNKLEHGVFSLNDELYLETNWEEPQFSLKTDVKTFEKETLRLLQLTRAAIFSFVFCARTELIKST, encoded by the coding sequence GTGGATGGAATTTTAAACGGAACTAAGTACGAAAAATTACGAACAAGTTTTCGACTATGTTTTGGAATTCTTGATAAAATAGCAGAAGGAATCTGCTATATCTTTAATTTAAATATTTCTAAAAACGAATCTATCTACTTTGAGAATTTTTGGAATTCCAAAAGAAATAATAAAAGGTGGGAGGAAATAAATCAAAAGAAAAACATTCACTTAACAGCACTGTATAGTACAGCTTGCGATCTTGAAAAAATAAACGGAGAATTTGGTTTCTATAAGGAATGGAGAAATAAACTGGAGCACGGTGTCTTTTCGCTCAATGACGAATTATATCTAGAAACTAATTGGGAAGAGCCACAATTTTCTTTAAAAACGGATGTAAAAACCTTTGAAAAAGAAACTCTTAGATTATTACAGCTCACCAGAGCTGCAATTTTCAGCTTTGTATTTTGTGCAAGAACAGAACTTATCAAATCAACTTGA
- a CDS encoding PRTRC system protein C encodes MLLATELERVFIIVDKGQEIKLSDPEPKWSVEAVMNFYANTYPILTTAKVSPPVIREDTLQYTFESVMGTKG; translated from the coding sequence ATGTTACTCGCAACCGAACTAGAAAGGGTTTTTATCATCGTTGATAAAGGGCAGGAGATCAAACTCAGCGACCCAGAACCGAAATGGAGTGTTGAAGCCGTGATGAATTTTTACGCCAACACCTATCCCATTTTAACAACCGCCAAAGTATCTCCGCCTGTGATCCGTGAAGATACTTTACAGTACACTTTTGAAAGTGTTATGGGAACAAAAGGATAA
- a CDS encoding DUF5677 domain-containing protein has product MTRSELHEIVDSYKKISKYIILRFETHTFDTKETILRNFIAKASSLLNSISLLIKEDQTGEATALYRLLIERYFYVEYLEDSGLYQEFKDWSFVKTFEIRNKMRSQNSYNTKEISDEIKDNEFQIKLYQELKSKKLNWIEPKIEDFSKRIDLKPLYSLGYDLGSSYIHPRADEGFWDALRIAKNEKKSEVTTINLLRNSILISNAILALTTHNSKNFYGNSLQIYCDAIFKMLNGSLQLSNLMDLEANIFSELNFN; this is encoded by the coding sequence ATGACAAGATCGGAACTTCATGAGATTGTAGATTCTTATAAAAAAATATCAAAGTATATAATACTACGATTTGAAACTCATACTTTTGATACAAAAGAAACAATTCTCAGAAATTTTATCGCAAAAGCAAGTTCATTACTTAATAGCATTTCACTTTTAATTAAGGAAGATCAGACAGGAGAGGCAACTGCATTATATCGTCTATTAATAGAAAGATATTTTTATGTGGAATATTTAGAAGATTCAGGTTTATATCAAGAATTTAAAGACTGGTCATTTGTTAAAACATTTGAAATAAGAAATAAAATGCGAAGCCAGAACTCTTATAATACGAAAGAAATATCGGATGAAATTAAAGATAATGAATTTCAAATTAAGTTATATCAGGAATTAAAAAGTAAAAAACTAAATTGGATTGAGCCTAAAATTGAAGACTTTTCAAAAAGGATAGATTTGAAACCACTCTATTCTTTAGGATATGACCTTGGCTCATCTTATATACATCCGAGAGCCGATGAAGGTTTTTGGGATGCTTTACGCATAGCTAAAAATGAAAAAAAATCAGAAGTAACCACAATTAATTTACTACGCAACAGTATTTTAATTTCGAATGCTATTTTAGCTTTAACGACACACAACTCAAAAAATTTTTACGGAAACTCTTTACAAATATATTGCGATGCTATTTTTAAAATGCTAAATGGTTCTTTACAACTTTCTAATTTAATGGATCTCGAAGCAAACATATTCTCTGAATTAAACTTCAATTAG
- a CDS encoding DUF932 domain-containing protein — protein sequence MAHNLNFNSRTGKYSFFSVKEKAWHNLGQIVQEYPTSEEAIKFAGLDYEVEKSPLFTKGAGIIENSNGIEMIDSELEVPNYFANIRTDNNTVLGVVGKDYQIVQNREAFSFFDSIVGGGDGILYETAGALGNGERIFITAKLPDYIRVGNGDDITEKYIFLTTSHDGSGSITAAFTPVRIVCQNTLNASLKNMSNVVRIRHTAGAKQRLDDAHKVMGLANILSNELESTFNHWAKIKVGDDEMKKLIQLALCPNKETLQHLQTGNFDDLSTVFKNTVDDAFAYAMMSDTQQMETTKGTLFGAYNAVTGYYQNVKTYKDNEAKLQSIVLGGTAQLKSQKAFELCTGFAKDGHSIFTLN from the coding sequence ATGGCACATAATTTAAATTTCAACAGCAGAACAGGAAAATATTCATTTTTCAGCGTAAAGGAAAAAGCATGGCATAACTTGGGGCAGATCGTACAGGAGTACCCGACAAGTGAAGAAGCCATCAAATTTGCAGGACTAGACTACGAGGTTGAAAAGTCTCCACTGTTTACAAAAGGTGCAGGCATTATAGAAAATAGCAACGGAATAGAAATGATCGATTCAGAATTGGAAGTTCCCAACTACTTTGCCAATATCCGCACTGATAATAATACCGTTTTAGGCGTAGTCGGAAAAGATTACCAGATCGTACAAAACCGTGAAGCCTTTTCATTTTTTGATTCTATTGTAGGCGGTGGAGATGGAATCTTGTACGAGACTGCAGGAGCTTTAGGAAATGGGGAACGCATTTTTATCACGGCTAAATTACCCGATTATATCCGTGTTGGAAATGGTGACGATATTACGGAAAAATATATTTTCCTCACCACCTCCCACGATGGGAGCGGAAGCATCACAGCCGCATTTACCCCTGTACGCATTGTTTGCCAAAATACCCTAAATGCTTCGCTAAAGAATATGAGCAATGTGGTGCGGATCAGACATACCGCAGGAGCAAAACAGCGTTTGGACGATGCCCACAAGGTCATGGGATTAGCGAATATATTGAGTAATGAATTGGAAAGCACGTTTAATCACTGGGCAAAAATAAAGGTCGGTGATGATGAAATGAAAAAGCTTATCCAATTGGCACTCTGCCCCAATAAAGAAACCTTACAGCATTTACAAACAGGAAATTTTGATGATCTCTCAACTGTTTTTAAAAATACCGTTGATGATGCTTTTGCCTATGCGATGATGAGCGACACCCAACAGATGGAAACAACAAAAGGGACGTTGTTCGGAGCATATAACGCAGTGACTGGATATTATCAGAATGTCAAAACATACAAAGACAATGAAGCCAAACTACAGTCCATCGTTTTGGGAGGAACTGCACAATTGAAATCTCAAAAAGCTTTTGAATTGTGTACAGGATTTGCCAAAGACGGACATTCTATTTTCACTCTAAATTAA
- a CDS encoding single-stranded DNA-binding protein — translation MNIIGRLTRDAEVRNLPNEKQVVNFSIATNDNYRNKQGERIEQTTYFECAYWISPKLADFLTKGTLVELSGRAYTSAWLGKDGEPHAGLNFHTSQIKVHSSSKRTENKFTESNKKDKKEISNSNSNDSDNNHDLPF, via the coding sequence ATGAACATTATCGGAAGACTGACAAGGGATGCGGAAGTGCGCAACTTGCCAAATGAAAAACAGGTAGTTAATTTTTCAATTGCTACGAATGACAATTATCGCAACAAACAGGGAGAACGAATCGAACAGACCACCTATTTTGAATGTGCCTACTGGATCTCTCCAAAACTTGCAGACTTTTTAACAAAAGGGACTTTGGTAGAATTAAGCGGAAGAGCCTACACCTCTGCATGGTTAGGAAAAGACGGAGAACCCCATGCAGGTCTGAATTTCCACACCTCGCAGATCAAAGTTCACAGCAGTAGTAAACGAACTGAAAACAAGTTTACTGAATCGAATAAAAAAGATAAGAAGGAAATTTCTAATTCTAATTCCAACGACAGTGACAACAATCATGATCTCCCATTTTAA
- a CDS encoding PRTRC system protein E: MNTNFFSLVTQLDFTGNLNISIQKATDNNWIVSVLLQNNECGDDAKNRIPPLNLRGTAEDLDNGFFENIAQPIQSASYLMVNMDAFMVQLEEAKKHSAMEKQNADKESKAKEEKEKKYKDAMKKAEDLESESKFKDAWSALPKASEYPEYSKEILEKQEAYEKEFAPNLFTS, translated from the coding sequence ATGAACACTAATTTTTTCAGCCTTGTAACGCAACTTGACTTTACAGGCAACTTGAATATATCGATTCAGAAAGCAACAGATAACAATTGGATCGTTTCGGTACTGCTTCAAAACAACGAATGCGGAGACGATGCAAAAAACAGAATCCCACCCTTAAATCTTCGGGGAACTGCTGAAGATCTGGACAATGGTTTTTTTGAAAACATTGCCCAACCGATTCAGTCTGCATCATACCTTATGGTCAATATGGACGCTTTTATGGTGCAATTGGAAGAAGCGAAAAAGCATTCTGCCATGGAAAAACAAAACGCTGACAAGGAAAGTAAAGCCAAAGAAGAAAAAGAGAAAAAATATAAAGATGCCATGAAAAAAGCGGAGGATCTTGAAAGCGAATCCAAATTCAAGGATGCATGGTCAGCCTTGCCAAAGGCTTCTGAATATCCCGAATATTCCAAGGAAATATTGGAAAAGCAGGAAGCCTATGAAAAAGAATTTGCGCCTAACCTATTTACTTCATAA
- a CDS encoding UvrD-helicase domain-containing protein, with protein MPVEISSDSLIDIHKHFKVKAGPGAGKTHWLVEHIKNVTRNSTLISGAKKILCITYTNIAAETVLTRLGSSATQVEVLTIHSFFYSHIIKPYLSFIAEEYDFDISSLDGHTDIIVSDYSFLQEWKAVTGQKRITDDNIITDAFEKLRWSLAGDELIVKTDYPVRVGGYSIKNSSYFDYKKMAWQRGILHHDDVLFFAYQIIKKFPFVIKIINKKFPYIFIDEFQDSNPIQVNIIEKLSTGSTVGIIGDVAQSIYAFQGASPALFDGFTLPEMDHYFLKFNRRSTNEIIDFLNIIRQDLPQDYHRTVSISKPVLYVGDMVEALRRAKTSCPDGYVYTLSRNNITSNAMKSEINDTGMDYKLLRKIKLEDSTKKRADLITACITAVALGQQSKFKEAIKVLENVINYRRNKLEGKKKALQYLTILMAKFNDYKDLSMLEFSEFIRLNINDKIPKATKGKGKIFYENNTFHNVYLCVNISEDLSYHRTVHKAKGDEFENVLLILKEEKDLKFMYEPDLYNYTQEEHRIYYVGASRARDQLFISVPTLDVNVEDTIKDMVIVQRF; from the coding sequence ATGCCAGTAGAAATATCATCCGATTCCTTAATAGACATTCATAAACATTTTAAAGTTAAAGCAGGTCCCGGTGCAGGTAAGACGCACTGGCTAGTTGAGCACATAAAAAATGTTACAAGAAATTCCACACTCATTTCTGGGGCAAAGAAAATCCTGTGTATAACCTATACTAATATTGCTGCTGAAACAGTTTTGACAAGACTTGGCAGCTCGGCAACTCAGGTCGAAGTATTGACAATTCACAGTTTCTTTTATTCTCATATAATTAAACCTTATTTGTCATTTATTGCTGAAGAATATGATTTTGATATCAGTTCGCTAGATGGTCATACAGATATCATAGTTTCTGATTACTCATTTTTACAAGAATGGAAAGCAGTAACTGGACAAAAGAGAATAACAGATGACAACATTATTACAGATGCCTTTGAAAAACTCAGATGGTCGCTCGCAGGTGATGAATTGATTGTCAAAACAGATTATCCTGTCAGAGTTGGGGGTTATTCTATTAAAAACAGCTCATATTTTGATTACAAAAAAATGGCTTGGCAAAGAGGTATACTTCATCATGATGATGTATTGTTTTTTGCCTATCAGATTATTAAAAAGTTTCCTTTTGTTATTAAAATCATCAATAAAAAGTTTCCTTACATATTTATTGATGAATTTCAGGACAGCAATCCAATACAGGTAAACATAATTGAAAAATTATCAACGGGTTCTACAGTTGGCATCATAGGCGATGTAGCTCAATCCATATATGCATTTCAAGGTGCATCTCCTGCCCTTTTCGATGGATTTACATTACCTGAGATGGATCACTATTTTTTAAAATTTAATCGTAGAAGTACTAACGAGATTATCGATTTCCTAAATATTATCAGGCAAGATCTTCCGCAAGATTATCATAGAACAGTATCGATATCGAAACCTGTACTTTATGTGGGTGATATGGTCGAAGCTCTGAGAAGGGCTAAAACTTCCTGTCCTGATGGGTACGTATATACTTTGTCAAGAAATAACATTACTTCTAATGCTATGAAATCAGAAATAAACGATACTGGAATGGACTATAAACTTTTACGGAAAATAAAGTTAGAAGACTCGACAAAAAAAAGAGCAGATCTAATAACTGCGTGTATTACAGCTGTTGCTCTTGGTCAGCAATCCAAATTTAAAGAAGCTATAAAAGTTTTAGAAAACGTAATAAATTACAGACGTAATAAATTAGAAGGAAAAAAGAAGGCTTTACAATATTTAACAATATTAATGGCAAAGTTCAATGACTATAAAGATCTTTCTATGCTTGAATTCTCAGAGTTTATCAGGCTAAATATTAATGATAAAATTCCGAAGGCAACTAAAGGAAAAGGAAAGATTTTTTATGAAAACAACACATTCCATAATGTTTACTTATGTGTAAATATATCTGAAGATTTAAGTTATCACCGAACGGTACACAAAGCAAAAGGAGATGAATTTGAAAATGTTCTACTAATTTTAAAAGAAGAAAAGGATTTAAAATTTATGTATGAACCAGATTTATACAATTATACGCAAGAAGAACATAGAATTTATTACGTAGGAGCAAGTCGTGCCAGAGACCAGCTTTTTATTTCAGTTCCAACACTTGATGTTAATGTTGAAGACACAATAAAAGATATGGTGATTGTTCAAAGATTTTAA